From Chryseobacterium camelliae:
ATGAAAAGCTGGAGATAGAGAATGAGTTATAGGTAATGGGTAATGAGTAATGTGGGACGGATTAGATGCAGAGTGATTTTTTATGGATATTTACTCCATTATAGAGAAAGGTTGTTTCTGATGGGTTTGAATTTATTAAATTGGCGTAGAAATTGTAATCACTATTTCATAAAAATCAAATTATGAGATCACGAATCCTTAAAGCCGCGGTGGCTATTGTAGCACCGATTGTTATCGAATACATCGTTAAAAAAATATCAGAGAAACTGGATAAAAAACAGGAAGAAAGAAAAGCGATTCCTGTACAGAATTAAGTTTTTCTGAATTGATCACAAACAGGAGGCTCATCTCAGATGGCCTCCTGTTTCATTATATGAAATCATAGGTTCCGTCTTTCCATCCCAATACTTTGGAAGAATCTGCCCGGAGCCAGTTCTTAAGAATCGTTGCATATACTTTTCTGAAATCCTCAGAATAGATCAGGTCTCCCTCATTCAGCTTTTGCAGATCAGGAAGCGGATTCAGCAGTCCCTTTTTCTTCAGTCCGCCACTGATGAAAAACATCTGGTTCGCTGTCCCGTGGTCGGTCCCGTTGCTGGCATTCTGGGCAACACGGCGCCCGAATTCCGAAAAGGTCATTAAAAGGATCTTATCAAATAATCCGTTGCTCTTCATGTCCTTTACAAATGATTCAACAGAGTCATTAATGTCATCAAAAAGCTTTTGCTGGCGGTCATTCTGGTTTACATGCGTGTCAAAGCTGCCCACAGAAAGATAATAGACCCGGGTGTTGATGTCAGACTTAACCAGTGAGGCTACGGTTTTGAAATCCTTTCCGAGCTGAGAACCGGGATAGGTCTGGTCTGTTTTCTTCGTCTGGCTTTCCTTAAAGATATAGCCTGCATTATTAATCGTGGAGCCCAGGGTCTGGTACAGGTAAGAGACCGTTTCGTCATCATGATGATGGTCGTAAAGGGATTTAAAGTATTTTTCCTGGCTGGTCTGGTACAGCCTTTTTGGATCTTTAAATGCGAAGGCCTTGTTATTATCACCCTTCAGAGCAAGACTCAGCATATCATCTACCTCAAGCGCCTGAGTGGGACGTTCGCATCGGTAGCATTCTTCATCAAGGTATCTTCCAAGCCATCCAGTATCCAGATACTCATTGCTTTTGCTGGCAGATTGCCAGATATCCATGCTCCTGAAATGCGATTTGTCGGGGTCCGGATAACCTACATTGTTCAGCACAGAGAGCTCACCATTATCATAAAGCTCTTTGAAATATGACAAAGAAGGATGAATGCCTGCTTCATCATTTAGCGACAGGGAATTCTGTATGGCAATGCTTTTCCGTCCTCTGAAATAGATATCATTCCGTACCGGGATAATGGTATTCAGCCCGTCATTTCCACCAGTAAACTGAAGCACTATCAATATTTTGTCATCTGCTTCAAGGGCATTTTCAAGCGTCATGGCTTTCAGGAAATTGGGCATCAGGAAAGAGGCGGTTGCCAGTGAACTTATTTTGAGAAAATCTCTTCTTTTGATTAGCATAAGATGGTTTTTAGGATGGTTTACATGAGCTGGTACTCCGGTGTTGACATCAGGTTGATGATGTTCGCTTTTATGCTCCGGTCAGAAAAATTTTTTACAGTATTCATATCCAGTGAAGTCGGATTCTGGATCAGGTAATCTTCACAGTTTTTATCGGTAAAAATCTGTTCCACCAGTGGCCAATCGATCACAATATTCGGATTTTTAAACATCTTGTTCAGTGCCGTTTCCCTGGATTTGATGCCCATGTCGATATCGTCATCCTGCCGCGGCGTATATTCCAGCGGGCGCAAGCCTGACCATATTTGAGGAATCTGTAGCCGCACCATCAGCGTGGAACTGTCGATCCAGGATTTTCCGCTGGGCCATCCGGATACATTGGGCGGGTAGAGAAGCATCTGGCCTAGAAGTTTCTGGTATACAATCAGGTTTTCCGGGTTCTGGATCTTCATGGGAAGTGTTCTCGAAATTCCTGCCATCAGCTCAATCGGGGATTTGATCCTGTTGCCGATGTTTCTGCGGTTGTAAAACCAGGATGATGAAAAAATGGCCTTCACCAGTTTTTTAATATCATAACCGGAGTCATAAAAATTTTCGCTCAGGTCATCAATAATATTGTCATCGGGGTTTTCATTCACGAAGAAACGGTAAATTTTAGCCGTGATGAAGTGCGCGGTAGCTTTCCGGTCAAGAATACTATTCAAAACGTCAGCTCCATTGAAATTTCCTGTTTTTCCAAGAAAGGTTTTCACGCCTTCGTCATGCACTTTTAGTTTTTCCTGGAAATTCCCTTCCTTATCATAGCTCCATCCTGTAAAGGCCCGTGCTCCTTCCCGGATATCCTTCTCCGTATAATTCCCTCTTCCCATGGTAAAGAGCTCCATAACTTCTCGGGCGAAATTCTCATTAGGATGGTCTTTTTTATTCTGCTGATTGTTCAGGAAGTTCAGCATAGCCGGAGACTGGCTTACTTCAAAAAGGAGATCACGGAAACTTCCCAATGCATTTTTCCTGATGGTATTAAGCAGTTGCTGGTTGTATTGAGGATTGTTCACCCGGCATGCAAAATGTCCGTGCCAGAAGAACGCCATCTTTTCCCTCAGCTGGTCCTCACTATGGATCATAGAGTCCAGGAACGCAAGATTCAATTCATTATTCTGCTTGCTGTAGGTTTTCTGCATTTCCTTCTTCTTTTCTGCTGCAGACTGGCTGTCCATCATATTGGCAGGAGTATCCGGCAGGTCCGGAGTGGTATACCTGATCTCATTGAAATCATGATGTTTAAACAATTCGGCCAGTAGGGATTTGCTGTCCTTTCCGGCAAGGCTGGCATACTGTCCTGCTGCAGG
This genomic window contains:
- a CDS encoding DUF1800 domain-containing protein — its product is MSLTFMTVFHPKNKIPMAASSLLNNKHLLWRAGFGPAAGQYASLAGKDSKSLLAELFKHHDFNEIRYTTPDLPDTPANMMDSQSAAEKKKEMQKTYSKQNNELNLAFLDSMIHSEDQLREKMAFFWHGHFACRVNNPQYNQQLLNTIRKNALGSFRDLLFEVSQSPAMLNFLNNQQNKKDHPNENFAREVMELFTMGRGNYTEKDIREGARAFTGWSYDKEGNFQEKLKVHDEGVKTFLGKTGNFNGADVLNSILDRKATAHFITAKIYRFFVNENPDDNIIDDLSENFYDSGYDIKKLVKAIFSSSWFYNRRNIGNRIKSPIELMAGISRTLPMKIQNPENLIVYQKLLGQMLLYPPNVSGWPSGKSWIDSSTLMVRLQIPQIWSGLRPLEYTPRQDDDIDMGIKSRETALNKMFKNPNIVIDWPLVEQIFTDKNCEDYLIQNPTSLDMNTVKNFSDRSIKANIINLMSTPEYQLM
- a CDS encoding DUF1501 domain-containing protein, which codes for MLIKRRDFLKISSLATASFLMPNFLKAMTLENALEADDKILIVLQFTGGNDGLNTIIPVRNDIYFRGRKSIAIQNSLSLNDEAGIHPSLSYFKELYDNGELSVLNNVGYPDPDKSHFRSMDIWQSASKSNEYLDTGWLGRYLDEECYRCERPTQALEVDDMLSLALKGDNNKAFAFKDPKRLYQTSQEKYFKSLYDHHHDDETVSYLYQTLGSTINNAGYIFKESQTKKTDQTYPGSQLGKDFKTVASLVKSDINTRVYYLSVGSFDTHVNQNDRQQKLFDDINDSVESFVKDMKSNGLFDKILLMTFSEFGRRVAQNASNGTDHGTANQMFFISGGLKKKGLLNPLPDLQKLNEGDLIYSEDFRKVYATILKNWLRADSSKVLGWKDGTYDFI